The DNA sequence AAATGCAGCAGCACGCCCATGGCAGCCGGAAAATTCCGGTCATAGGGCAAGGGCTGATGGATGCTGGGGCCAAAACAGCACTCGCCATCCCAGAACAGCACCGGATACTTGACCATCTCCAGGTCGGTTCCGAACTTGCGATAGCGCGGCCCACCCTTGACGCTGAAGGCCCGCTTCATCGCATGCATGGTGTAGCCGGTGGCATCGAAATGATCGGCAATCTCCCAAGGAGCCTGCTGCTTCAGATTTTCGACGTCGGCGCGCTCGAGATCAACAGGATACATGTCGAGCATGGGGGCGAGCATGCGGCGGGCGCCCATGCGCTCCAGCGCCGGGATGAGCCACTTCAGTCCGCGTTCCTCGTAGCCGTCATAGACGAGATACTCGTCGGAATCGACATTGACGTACCATCGACCAGTGCCGTAGCGCTCGAACAGCGTTTCCCGCCACTCGCGCCCGCGCCGCGCCTCCTTGAAACGCACGATCGACGACCAGACGTCGACATCCGGCTGCGCCACCAGATATTCACGCGTACCGTCGGACGAGACGTCGTCGATGCAGATGAAGCGTGTCACCCCGAGCTTGCGGTAATGCGTCAGGAACGACGGCATCAGTTTGAGGTCGTTGTGGGTGATGAACATCAACGGGATATCGTCGGACGACAAGGTTGCCGGCCCCCGCGCGTTCAGGCACGTCAATTCGTGCCGGCGCTTCTTCTTCCTCTCCCGCCGGGCCATCCTTTTGGTTTCCAGCCATGTGCTGAGGCGTTCGAGCGGCGTTCTCCTGAACATCTCCGCGGCCGCCTCCATGGAGGAAAAAGGATATCGAGTTTCGCCCACGGCAAGCTCCGGATCGTTTGGATGAGCAGCCTCTACGTGAAAAACCCTCTACGATCAACTTGCGAAGGCCCTCCGGATCGGAGCCTTCGCAGTCAGGGTCGCTCAGGATCGTTGGCGAGCATGATCGGCTGTCCGTGCGGCGTCGCTTCAGCCGCCCGCTGCCAGCTCAGCGTCAAATCTTCAAGCTCGCGGCCGGAGGCAAGCGAAAGCTCGGTGACAAGGCGCGAAAGTGCGGCCACCCAGCAATCATAATAGTCGCTGGCATCCGCCTTGCGTCCGGGCTTGTAGAGTTCGGCCGACAGCGCCTCGGCCCATTCCGGCCA is a window from the Ensifer adhaerens genome containing:
- a CDS encoding glycosyltransferase family 2 protein — translated: MFRRTPLERLSTWLETKRMARRERKKKRRHELTCLNARGPATLSSDDIPLMFITHNDLKLMPSFLTHYRKLGVTRFICIDDVSSDGTREYLVAQPDVDVWSSIVRFKEARRGREWRETLFERYGTGRWYVNVDSDEYLVYDGYEERGLKWLIPALERMGARRMLAPMLDMYPVDLERADVENLKQQAPWEIADHFDATGYTMHAMKRAFSVKGGPRYRKFGTDLEMVKYPVLFWDGECCFGPSIHQPLPYDRNFPAAMGVLLHFKFFADYAEVVDAAAAGGQYFDASSVYVKIKENIANAGGLQLTSDVSVRFTGSRQLLDLGFITRLERA
- a CDS encoding nitrile hydratase accessory protein — its product is MNTTCKVTSPLVASAELPKSPEGDPVFAEPWQANAFAMTVRLHEKGVFSWPEWAEALSAELYKPGRKADASDYYDCWVAALSRLVTELSLASGRELEDLTLSWQRAAEATPHGQPIMLANDPERP